One window from the genome of Streptomyces sp. WZ-12 encodes:
- a CDS encoding amino acid transporter, which produces MAASVPAGATTTARQRLRAWMLQGLADIGAAHRAPAEPAHRGQRWWRVMCLTGVDYFSTLGYQPGIAALAAGLLSPIATLVLVAVTLAGALPVYRRVATESPHGQGSIAMLERLLSFWKGKLFVLTLLGFAATDFLITITLSAADAATHLVENPHVHSALQGRQMIVTLVLIALLGAVFLKGFLEAIGVAVVLVGIYLVLNAVVAVTGVWHVVTAEHVITDWTHLLTVQHGSIPAMIAVALLVFPKLALGLSGFETGVAVMPHIEGDPDDTEARPTGRIRGAKKLLTTAAVIMSIFLIITSFVTTLLIPAPAFRPGGPANGRALAYLAHVYLGPAFGTVYDVSTIAILWFAGASAMAGLLNLMPQYLPRYGMAPHWARAVRPMVLIFTAVAFLVTWLFDADVDAQGGAYATGVLVLISSAAIAVTIAAHRAQQNRWTIGFAVISVVFLYTTITNVIERPDGVKIGACFIAGIILLSFTSRLARAFELRVTAVLLDDTAQRFVRDIAQRRIRLIANEPHRGDLTEYRNKAQQIRADNDIPAEDDLIFVEVTIRDPSEFESELHVNGHVVHDRYRVLSLESAAVSNALAALLLHIRDTTGRRPHIYFEWTEGNPLAQFLRFFLFGQGEVAPVTREVLREAEPDRSRRPRVHVG; this is translated from the coding sequence ATGGCCGCCTCCGTCCCTGCCGGTGCCACGACCACTGCGCGGCAACGCCTGCGCGCCTGGATGCTCCAGGGCCTCGCCGACATCGGCGCCGCGCACCGCGCCCCCGCCGAACCCGCCCACCGGGGCCAGCGCTGGTGGCGCGTGATGTGCCTGACCGGCGTCGACTACTTCTCCACCCTCGGCTACCAGCCGGGCATCGCCGCCCTCGCCGCCGGCCTCCTCTCGCCCATCGCCACCCTCGTCCTGGTCGCCGTCACCCTCGCCGGCGCGCTCCCCGTCTACCGCCGGGTCGCCACCGAAAGCCCCCACGGCCAGGGCTCCATCGCCATGCTCGAACGCCTGCTGTCCTTCTGGAAGGGCAAGCTGTTCGTCCTCACCCTGCTGGGCTTCGCCGCCACCGACTTCCTCATCACCATCACCCTGTCCGCCGCCGACGCCGCCACCCACCTCGTCGAGAACCCCCACGTCCACAGCGCCCTGCAAGGCCGCCAGATGATCGTCACGCTGGTCCTCATCGCCCTGCTCGGCGCGGTCTTCCTCAAGGGGTTCCTGGAGGCGATCGGTGTGGCCGTCGTCCTCGTCGGCATCTACCTCGTGCTCAACGCCGTCGTCGCGGTCACCGGTGTCTGGCACGTCGTCACCGCCGAGCACGTCATCACCGACTGGACCCATCTGCTGACCGTCCAGCACGGCAGCATTCCGGCCATGATCGCGGTGGCCCTCCTGGTCTTCCCCAAACTCGCCCTCGGCCTCTCCGGGTTCGAGACCGGCGTCGCCGTCATGCCGCACATCGAGGGCGACCCCGACGACACCGAGGCCCGCCCCACCGGACGGATCCGGGGCGCCAAGAAGCTGCTGACCACCGCCGCCGTCATCATGAGCATCTTCCTCATCATCACCAGCTTCGTCACCACCCTCCTCATCCCCGCCCCCGCCTTCCGCCCCGGCGGACCGGCCAACGGCCGCGCCCTGGCCTACCTGGCGCACGTCTACCTCGGCCCCGCCTTCGGCACCGTCTACGACGTCTCCACCATCGCCATCCTCTGGTTCGCCGGCGCCTCCGCCATGGCCGGACTGCTCAACCTGATGCCGCAGTACCTCCCGCGCTACGGCATGGCACCCCACTGGGCCCGCGCCGTCCGCCCGATGGTGCTGATCTTCACCGCCGTCGCCTTCCTGGTCACCTGGCTCTTCGACGCTGATGTCGACGCCCAGGGCGGCGCCTACGCCACCGGCGTCCTCGTCCTCATCAGCTCCGCCGCGATCGCCGTCACCATCGCCGCCCACCGCGCTCAACAGAACCGTTGGACCATCGGATTCGCCGTGATCTCCGTGGTGTTCCTCTACACCACCATCACCAACGTGATCGAACGGCCCGACGGCGTGAAGATCGGCGCCTGCTTCATCGCCGGCATCATCCTGCTCTCCTTCACCTCACGCCTCGCCCGCGCCTTCGAACTCCGCGTCACCGCCGTCCTCCTGGACGACACCGCCCAACGCTTCGTCCGCGACATCGCCCAACGCCGCATCCGCCTCATCGCCAACGAACCCCACCGCGGCGACCTCACCGAATACCGCAACAAGGCCCAACAGATCCGCGCCGACAACGACATCCCCGCCGAAGACGACCTGATCTTCGTCGAGGTCACCATCCGCGACCCCTCCGAATTCGAGAGCGAACTCCACGTCAACGGCCATGTCGTGCACGACCGTTACCGCGTCCTCAGCCTGGAGAGCGCCGCCGTCTCCAACGCCCTCGCCGCCCTCCTCCTGCACATCCGCGACACCACCGGACGGCGCCCGCACATCTACTTCGAATGGACCGAGGGCAACCCTCTCGCCCAATTCCTGCGCTTCTTCCTCTTCGGCCAGGGCGAGGTCGCCCCCGTCACCCGGGAAGTGCTCCGCGAGGCCGAACCGGACCGCAGCCGACGCCCCCGCGTCCACGTCGGCTGA